In Haliscomenobacter hydrossis DSM 1100, the DNA window TAAAAACACCCTGTAATTTAAAATTGACAACCACGCCGTTCAATTCCGACTGAATTTTTTTTCCAAAAGTAGAAAACTGCATTTTTCCCATGTATTGGCCGCCTTCATCCAGAAATTGGTAACCCCTTTGGAAAGCATGCGACATCCATTTTAGTTTGGAAGGAAAAGGGTAATGGTACAACATCACAAAAATGATTGTTTGGATGAAAAGAGCGCTATCCTACGTAAAAAAAAAGCCCACCGGTTGGGTTAGGTTCACCCGGTGGGTTGGTCTCAAGTGTTTTTGGTTAGTATACATCAGGAGAATAAATTATCTAGCTTGGTATTTGCTGCCGGGAAGGTAAAAGCTTTCTACGACAATTTGATAAAAAGGGTAAAAAATCCGCTACTAATGCCTCATTCTTACGTCTAATCAAGTGTGTTTGGTTAATTTTTTCAAAAACCATTAAAAAAAAGCCATTGGATATTGCATTCCAGGTCACTAAAAAGTACTTTTGTTGCCACAATGAACGAACTGACTACACATATTACCTTTGCGGCATACCGTCGTCGTTTCGCACGCCGCCCTTGGGGGGCGTGATACTATTTCTTTACCCACCGGGGTAGGATGCAATTCCCTACCAAATACCACCAAAATAATTGTGTTATTTATATAGCATGTGATTGAGGATCAATTGCTTAAGTGTGCCTGAACTACAGTTTGCGCTCCGTACGAGATCTTCAACACAATACACAGATTTGTGCGTGTGCTTATTTTTTGTTCACCCAAATCCAGGCCTAAACAACCTGTAAAACCATCAATAACTGAAATGGAATTTATCGTTGAGGTAGCCCAACCCGAGCACGAAAAGTATGCAGAAGCAATCTGCAACGAAATGCGTGAATCTGCCAAAGCCCGTGGAACTGGTATTGCCGAGCGTAAGCCCGAATACATCATCAAAAAGATCCACGAAGGCAAAGCAGTAATCGCGTTGCAAGGCGACAAGTTTGCGGGCTTTTGTTACATCGAAACCTGGAGCCACGGCCAGTATGTGGCCAACTCCGGTTTGATTGTTGCACCCGACTATCGTCGTTACGGGCTTGCTACCCGCATCAAGGAGTGCATCTTCAAATTGTCACGTGATAAATACCCCGATGCACGCATCTTTGGCATCACCACCAGTTTGGCGGTGATGAAAATCAACTCCTCACTGGGCTACGAGCCCGTTACTTTTTCGGAGTTGACGCAGGATGAAGCATTTTGGGCGGGTTGTAAAAGCTGCCCCAACTACGACATCCTGGAGCGCAATCAACGCCGCATGTGTCTGTGTACCGCCATGCTCGCCCCCTCCAAAAACGAGGTAGAGCGAATGAAACACGATTTATCTGACCTAATTGTTGTTACAAATGTCTAATCATAAAGTTGTTCTGGCCTACAGCGGTGGGCTGGACACCTCTTTTTGTATCCTTCACCTTACCAAAGACAAAGGATTGGAAGTTCATGCGCTCACTGTAGATACGGGTGGTTTTAGCGCTGAACAATTAAAAACGATGGAAGAACGCGCCCTGCAATTGGGTGCCAAAAGTTTCCGCGTGGCCAATGCGCTGCACGATTATTACGACCAGTGTATTCGCTACATGGTTTTTGGAAACGTGTTGCGCAACAACACCTATCCTCTATCGGTAAGCGCTGAACGCATGTTCCAGGCCATTGAAACGGCCAAATATGCCCAGGAAATTGGTGCTGGTGCAGTGGCACACGGCAGTACCGGGGCGGGCAACGACCAGGTTCGCTTTGACCTGGCCTTCAACGTCCTGGGACAAAACTTGGAAATCATTACGCCCATCCGCGACATGCAGCTTTCCCGCCAGGCGGAAATTGACTACCTGATCGAGCATGGCTACAACTGGAACTGGGAAAAAGCCAAATACTCCATCAATCAGGGCATTTGGGGTACGAGTGTTGGTGGGGCAGAGACCCTGACTTCGCAAAAAGCACTCCCCGAAGATGCTTATCCGACTCAATTGACGGAAAAAGATCCCTCCATCGTAGAACTACAATTTGAAAAAGGAGAACTGCAGGGCGTGAATGGCCAAAGCTTTGTCCACCCTACGGAAGCGATTCAAGCCTTGCAAAAATTGGCAGGGCCGTATGCCATTGGGCGCGACATCCACGTGGGCGATACCATTATTGGCATCAAAGGCCGGGTGGGATTTGAAGCAGCCGCACCGCTCATCCTCATCAAAGCACATCACTTGCTGGAGAAGCATACCCTCACCAAGTGGCAACAATATTGGAAAGACCAAATGGGCAACTGGTACGGCATGATGCTGCACGAAGCCCAATTCCTCGATCCGGTGATGCGCAACATCGAAACTTTTCTCGCCGATACGCAGGAACACGTTTCAGGCAAAGTTTGGGTAAAACTGATGCCCTACCGCTTCGAACTCCAGGGCATTGAGTCCCCCAACGACTTGATGAATTCCGCCTTCGGGCACTACGGCGAAATGAACAAAGGCTTTACTGGCGAGGATGTGAAAGGGTTTACGAAGATCTTGGGGAACCAGACGAAGATTTTTCATTCCGTACATAAGAAATAGGGTTCGGGGGTTCGGGGGTTCGAGGGATAGAGCATTGCGCTTGATAACCCCCGAACTTTCGAACCCCCGAACCCCCGAACCCTCGAACCATGCTTAAAGTTGGAATAATCGGCGGCGGCGGCTACACCGCAGGTGAACTCATCCGCATCCTGCAATACCACCCCGAAGTAGAAATAAGTTTTGTACAAAGTGCGAGCCAGGCTGGCAAATACGTGTACGACACCCATGACGACCTCATGGGCGAATGTGCGCTCAAATTCACAGCTGAGTTATCTACTGATGTGGATGCCCTGTTCCTGTGCATGGGGCACGGCCAATCGCCAGCATTTATGGCACAAAATGCCATTCCCGATCACGTGGCTGTGATCGACCTGGGTAACGATTTTCGCCTGGATGAAACCTGGGTATATGGTTTGCCCGAATTGAACCGGGCTGCTATTCAGCACAGCAAGCGCATTGCCAATCCAGGTTGTTTTGCGACGACCATCCAATTGGGATTGTTGCCCCTCGCGAAGGCGGGTTTGTTGGGCCCCGAGGTGCACATCAATGCAACTACAGGCTCTACCGGTGCGGGTCAAGCGCCCAGTGCGACCACCCATTTCAGTTGGCGGGCTAGCAATTTATCGGTGTACAAAGCCTTCAACCATCAACACCTGGATGAAATCCGACGAAGTTTGGTCCAGGCACAACCCGGCTTTGGCGGAGAATTGAACTTCATTCCCCTGCGCGGTGATTTTACCCGCGGCATCCTGG includes these proteins:
- a CDS encoding GNAT family N-acetyltransferase, translating into MEFIVEVAQPEHEKYAEAICNEMRESAKARGTGIAERKPEYIIKKIHEGKAVIALQGDKFAGFCYIETWSHGQYVANSGLIVAPDYRRYGLATRIKECIFKLSRDKYPDARIFGITTSLAVMKINSSLGYEPVTFSELTQDEAFWAGCKSCPNYDILERNQRRMCLCTAMLAPSKNEVERMKHDLSDLIVVTNV
- a CDS encoding argininosuccinate synthase, translated to MSNHKVVLAYSGGLDTSFCILHLTKDKGLEVHALTVDTGGFSAEQLKTMEERALQLGAKSFRVANALHDYYDQCIRYMVFGNVLRNNTYPLSVSAERMFQAIETAKYAQEIGAGAVAHGSTGAGNDQVRFDLAFNVLGQNLEIITPIRDMQLSRQAEIDYLIEHGYNWNWEKAKYSINQGIWGTSVGGAETLTSQKALPEDAYPTQLTEKDPSIVELQFEKGELQGVNGQSFVHPTEAIQALQKLAGPYAIGRDIHVGDTIIGIKGRVGFEAAAPLILIKAHHLLEKHTLTKWQQYWKDQMGNWYGMMLHEAQFLDPVMRNIETFLADTQEHVSGKVWVKLMPYRFELQGIESPNDLMNSAFGHYGEMNKGFTGEDVKGFTKILGNQTKIFHSVHKK
- the argC gene encoding N-acetyl-gamma-glutamyl-phosphate reductase, coding for MLKVGIIGGGGYTAGELIRILQYHPEVEISFVQSASQAGKYVYDTHDDLMGECALKFTAELSTDVDALFLCMGHGQSPAFMAQNAIPDHVAVIDLGNDFRLDETWVYGLPELNRAAIQHSKRIANPGCFATTIQLGLLPLAKAGLLGPEVHINATTGSTGAGQAPSATTHFSWRASNLSVYKAFNHQHLDEIRRSLVQAQPGFGGELNFIPLRGDFTRGILATMYLDCKMSEPELNELYTQTYLNEPFTFVSAPNPHLKQVVNTNKCLVHVEKHGNKAFIISTIDNLTKGASGQAVQNLNLIFGLPEKTGLNLKSVAF